The following are encoded together in the Fundulus heteroclitus isolate FHET01 chromosome 19, MU-UCD_Fhet_4.1, whole genome shotgun sequence genome:
- the LOC105916585 gene encoding cdc42 effector protein 3, producing the protein MPLKSSLYRSPSSNRWLTRTTKRKEVLSIDMISEPLDDFRHITHIGSNGQNDSFGDLSFLKMSNTMLRQSSKSEQNLFVICKPPPPKPPRLNLDETAGMQSPEWSVDQRKKKCNSLPLLDSEEEDKFENEESDERRNNFASNQTIRAGRGSVGSDREGEFTGSCDQIDGFNDEDSGFSFNLDLGPSILEDVLRVMDNLHN; encoded by the coding sequence ATGCCGCTTAAATCGTCATTGTACAGAAGTCCCTCCTCCAATCGCTGGCTCACTAGGACCACAAAGAGGAAGGAAGTGCTGTCCATCGACATGATCAGTGAACCCCTCGATGATTTCCGCCACATCACTCACATTGGGAGCAACGGCCAAAATGACAGTTTTGGAGACCTATCCTTCCTCAAGATGAGTAACACTATGCTCCGACAAAGCTCCAAGAGCGAGCAAAACCTCTTCGTGATCTgcaagccgccgccgccgaaGCCTCCTCGCCTGAATCTGGATGAAACGGCGGGCATGCAGAGCCCCGAGTGGTCTGTGGACCAGAGGAAGAAGAAGTGCAACTCGTTGCCTCTTCTGGACAGCGAAGAAGAAGATAAGTTTGAAAACGAGGAAAGTGACGAAAGAAGAAATAACTTTGCTTCTAATCAGACTATCAGGGCCGGACGTGGCAGCGTGGGTTCTGATAGAGAAGGAGAGTTCACAGGTAGCTGTGACCAGATTGATGGATTTAATGACGAGGACAGTGGCTTTTCTTTCAATCTTGACCTAGGCCCTTCGATCCTGGAGGATGTTCTCCGGGTGATGGACAATCTGCACAACTGA